A window from Aliamphritea hakodatensis encodes these proteins:
- a CDS encoding HlyC/CorC family transporter, with product MDDASIGSLLGVLLFLIFCSAFFSSSETGMMSLNRYRLRHMVKNKHRAATKASKLLQRPDRLIGVILIGNNFVNILASAIATIVAVRLWGEAGIAIATALLTLVILIFAEVTPKTVAALHPDKIAFPASYILQPLLLVLYPFVWIVNGITNGLLKLFGIKVTEGNHHHLSTEELRTLVNESGAVLQQRNQSMLLGVLELDDVAVNDIMIPRNEVIGIDLEDDIEVIIEQLSTTNHTRLPVYRGEVNKVVGMLHMRNLAQVFQQGSVTKAAILQVIHEPYFVPESTPLQTQLLNFQKAGQRIALVVDEYGDIQGVVTLEDILEQIVGEMSGNTKEEDQDIHRQEDGSYFIDGTANIRDVNKSLDWDLPTDGPKTINGLMTEVLESIPDANVCLTIGRYRIETLQVTANLIKTIRIIELEGKDEEDEDD from the coding sequence TTGGACGACGCATCGATCGGCTCCCTTTTGGGAGTTCTGTTGTTTCTTATCTTTTGTTCCGCATTCTTCTCCAGCTCTGAAACGGGCATGATGTCACTCAACCGCTATCGCCTGCGGCATATGGTGAAGAACAAACACCGGGCGGCCACCAAAGCCAGTAAATTACTGCAGCGTCCTGACCGCCTGATCGGCGTTATCCTGATCGGCAATAACTTCGTCAACATTCTGGCTTCTGCAATTGCCACAATTGTCGCCGTTCGCCTCTGGGGTGAGGCCGGTATTGCGATTGCGACGGCCTTGCTGACGCTGGTGATTCTGATTTTTGCCGAAGTGACCCCAAAAACCGTTGCAGCCCTTCATCCGGATAAAATTGCCTTTCCAGCCTCCTATATTCTGCAGCCTTTACTGCTGGTACTGTACCCGTTCGTCTGGATTGTGAACGGCATCACCAACGGCCTGCTTAAGCTGTTCGGCATTAAAGTAACCGAAGGTAACCACCATCACCTGAGTACGGAAGAGTTACGTACACTGGTGAACGAATCAGGGGCGGTACTGCAGCAGCGCAACCAGTCGATGTTGCTGGGTGTACTGGAGCTGGATGATGTTGCTGTAAATGACATCATGATTCCGCGAAATGAAGTCATCGGTATCGACCTTGAAGATGACATTGAAGTCATTATCGAACAGCTCAGCACCACCAATCACACCCGCCTGCCGGTTTACCGGGGCGAGGTAAACAAGGTGGTAGGCATGCTCCACATGCGTAACCTTGCGCAGGTTTTCCAGCAAGGCTCTGTCACCAAGGCTGCTATCCTTCAGGTCATTCATGAACCCTACTTTGTGCCTGAGAGCACCCCGCTGCAAACGCAGCTGCTGAACTTTCAGAAAGCCGGTCAGCGTATCGCACTGGTTGTGGATGAGTACGGTGATATTCAGGGTGTGGTCACCCTGGAAGATATCCTTGAACAGATTGTGGGAGAAATGTCCGGCAACACCAAGGAAGAAGATCAGGACATCCACCGTCAGGAAGACGGTAGCTACTTTATCGACGGCACCGCAAACATCCGGGACGTAAACAAATCGCTGGACTGGGACTTACCAACCGACGGCCCCAAAACCATCAATGGCCTGATGACAGAAGTACTGGAATCCATTCCGGATGCCAACGTCTGCCTGACGATTGGCCGCTACCGCATTGAAACCCTGCAGGTAACCGCCAACCTTATTAAAACCATCCGCATTATTGAGCTGGAAGGTAAAGATGAAGAAGATGAAGACGACTAA
- a CDS encoding cytochrome C assembly family protein — MLTLFTASAIIFYLAAAVMQAKNLQQADRFAPARVKGIALIAFAAHSYAVFLDLHRPMGIHLDFFSVGSLIAWLVVALVLLSSLRQKIDNLFIGVFPMASISLIFALLAPDTNIAKDFATGLVIHILLSIMAYSIFTLSVFQAVLLAKQEYMLKHHRTRGLIRSLPPLQIMEKLLFEMIWTGFILLTASLITGMLVFDDLFAQHLVHKTALSIIAWLLYVALLVGRHVMGWRSQKAVRWTVGSFTLLMLAFFGSKFVIELL; from the coding sequence ATGCTGACTCTATTCACCGCAAGTGCAATTATCTTTTATCTGGCCGCCGCTGTTATGCAGGCCAAAAATCTCCAGCAGGCGGACCGGTTTGCGCCAGCCAGAGTAAAAGGCATCGCACTTATCGCCTTCGCTGCGCACAGCTACGCTGTTTTCCTGGATTTACACCGCCCGATGGGGATCCACCTGGACTTTTTCAGCGTCGGTTCCCTGATCGCCTGGCTGGTTGTCGCACTGGTACTGCTCAGCAGCCTGCGGCAAAAAATTGATAACCTGTTCATCGGGGTATTCCCGATGGCCTCCATCTCGCTGATCTTTGCACTGCTGGCACCGGACACAAACATCGCCAAAGACTTTGCCACCGGGCTGGTCATTCATATCCTGCTGTCCATCATGGCTTACAGCATTTTTACCCTGTCCGTTTTCCAGGCAGTCCTGCTGGCTAAACAGGAGTATATGCTCAAGCACCACCGCACCCGCGGCCTGATCCGTTCGCTACCGCCGCTACAGATCATGGAAAAACTGTTGTTTGAGATGATCTGGACCGGCTTCATTCTGTTAACCGCGTCACTGATTACCGGGATGCTGGTCTTTGATGACTTATTTGCCCAGCATCTGGTACACAAAACGGCCCTTTCAATTATCGCCTGGCTGCTATACGTCGCATTACTGGTTGGCCGCCACGTCATGGGCTGGCGCAGCCAGAAAGCGGTCCGCTGGACCGTCGGCAGCTTTACCCTTTTGATGCTGGCGTTTTTCGGCAGCAAGTTCGTCATCGAACTGCTGTAA
- the ffh gene encoding signal recognition particle protein — protein sequence MFENLTDRLSKTLKAVTGQAKLTEDNIKGTLREVRMALLEADVALPVVKAFIERVKERAVGQEVSKSLSPGQVFVKIVQQELEAVMGAANEELNLAAQPPAVIMMAGLQGAGKTTSVAKLSRFLRERKKKKVLVVSADVYRPAAIKQLETLASEVEVDFFPSTAEQKPVDIVNAAINHAKVKHFDVLIVDTAGRLHVDSDMMDEIKDLHAAINPVETLFVVDAMTGQDAANTAKAFNDVLPLTGVVLTKTDGDARGGAALSVRHITGKPIKFLGVGEKVDALEPFHPDRVASRILGMGDVLSLIEEVEQKVDKAKAEKLAKKVQKGKGFDLEDFRDQLQQMKNMGGMSSLMDKLPGMGQMGQMMQGGNMAGAEKNFMQMEAIINSMTPRERRRPDVISGSRKKRIAAGSGTQIQDINRLLKQHKQMQKMMKKFSTKGGMAKMMRGMKGMLPPGMGGGMGGGMGGPGGFPKL from the coding sequence ATGTTTGAGAATCTGACGGATCGCCTGTCGAAAACGTTAAAGGCGGTGACCGGTCAAGCCAAGCTGACCGAAGACAACATTAAAGGCACTTTACGTGAAGTGCGTATGGCTTTGCTGGAAGCGGACGTTGCGCTGCCGGTTGTTAAAGCATTTATCGAGCGCGTCAAAGAGCGTGCCGTTGGTCAGGAAGTCAGCAAGAGTCTGAGCCCCGGGCAGGTTTTTGTAAAGATCGTCCAGCAGGAGCTGGAAGCGGTTATGGGCGCGGCGAATGAAGAGCTGAACCTGGCGGCTCAGCCACCGGCAGTCATTATGATGGCCGGTCTGCAGGGTGCAGGTAAAACCACTTCTGTCGCCAAGCTGTCCCGTTTTCTGCGTGAGCGTAAGAAAAAGAAAGTGCTGGTTGTGTCTGCCGACGTGTATCGCCCGGCAGCGATTAAGCAGCTGGAAACCCTGGCGAGCGAAGTGGAAGTGGATTTCTTCCCGTCTACGGCTGAGCAGAAGCCGGTTGATATTGTTAACGCCGCTATCAACCATGCCAAAGTGAAACACTTTGATGTGCTGATTGTCGATACGGCGGGCCGTTTGCACGTCGACAGTGACATGATGGATGAGATCAAAGATCTGCATGCGGCGATCAATCCGGTTGAAACACTGTTTGTGGTAGATGCCATGACCGGTCAGGATGCGGCCAATACGGCGAAAGCATTTAATGACGTCCTGCCGCTCACCGGTGTTGTACTGACCAAAACAGACGGCGATGCCCGTGGCGGTGCCGCTTTATCTGTTCGTCATATCACCGGTAAGCCGATCAAGTTCCTGGGTGTTGGCGAAAAAGTCGATGCGCTGGAGCCGTTCCATCCCGACCGTGTTGCTTCCCGTATTCTGGGCATGGGCGATGTCCTGTCCCTGATCGAAGAAGTTGAGCAGAAGGTCGACAAAGCCAAAGCGGAAAAGCTGGCGAAGAAAGTTCAGAAGGGTAAAGGCTTTGATCTGGAAGACTTCCGTGACCAGTTGCAGCAGATGAAAAATATGGGCGGTATGTCTTCGCTGATGGATAAACTGCCGGGCATGGGGCAGATGGGCCAGATGATGCAGGGCGGTAATATGGCCGGGGCCGAAAAGAATTTCATGCAGATGGAAGCCATCATTAATTCGATGACCCCCCGTGAGCGCCGTCGTCCGGATGTCATTAGCGGTTCGCGTAAAAAGCGTATTGCTGCCGGTTCCGGTACTCAGATTCAGGATATCAACCGTTTGCTTAAACAGCATAAGCAGATGCAGAAGATGATGAAGAAGTTCTCCACTAAAGGTGGCATGGCGAAAATGATGCGCGGTATGAAAGGTATGTTACCTCCTGGAATGGGTGGTGGCATGGGCGGCGGAATGGGTGGCCCGGGCGGCTTCCCCAAGCTGTAA
- the rpsP gene encoding 30S ribosomal protein S16 — MVTIRLARSGAKKRPFYHLSVADSRNPRDGRFIERVGFFNPLAKGQEERLRVNLERVEHWVSKGAQVSDRVATLLKEAKSA, encoded by the coding sequence ATGGTAACTATTCGTTTAGCTCGCAGCGGCGCTAAGAAGCGTCCTTTCTATCACCTTTCTGTTGCAGATTCTCGTAATCCTCGTGACGGTCGTTTTATTGAGCGTGTTGGCTTCTTCAACCCGCTGGCGAAAGGTCAGGAAGAGCGTCTGCGTGTCAATCTTGAGCGCGTTGAACACTGGGTATCTAAAGGTGCTCAGGTATCTGACCGTGTTGCTACGCTTCTGAAAGAAGCAAAAAGCGCATAA
- the rimM gene encoding ribosome maturation factor RimM (Essential for efficient processing of 16S rRNA), which translates to MNGLTSEQTTIVGRITTIYGVKGWVKIYSHTEPMESILNYSPWLLNRNGQWLPVKIADGKKHGKGLIAKLAGVDDRDVARDYCGLDIAIETSLLPELGDGEFYWSQLEKLDVITESGEKLGKVSHLIATGSNDVLVVKGNGQSVDRRERLIPYLPDQVIKEINLDEGTIRVDWDPEF; encoded by the coding sequence ATGAATGGTTTAACGTCTGAGCAAACGACGATTGTTGGGCGCATTACAACCATCTACGGTGTTAAAGGCTGGGTGAAAATTTATTCACACACCGAGCCGATGGAAAGCATTCTGAATTACTCGCCATGGCTACTGAACAGAAATGGTCAGTGGTTGCCGGTCAAAATTGCTGACGGCAAGAAACATGGCAAAGGGCTGATTGCTAAATTAGCAGGTGTGGATGACCGTGATGTTGCCCGGGACTATTGTGGCCTGGATATCGCGATTGAAACCAGCCTGTTACCAGAACTGGGTGACGGTGAGTTTTACTGGAGCCAGCTGGAAAAGTTAGATGTTATCACCGAGTCCGGCGAGAAGCTGGGCAAGGTAAGTCACCTGATTGCCACCGGATCGAATGATGTTCTGGTTGTAAAAGGTAATGGTCAGAGTGTTGATCGTCGTGAACGGTTAATTCCCTACCTGCCAGATCAGGTGATCAAAGAAATAAACCTTGATGAAGGTACGATTCGGGTCGATTGGGATCCGGAGTTTTAA
- the trmD gene encoding tRNA (guanosine(37)-N1)-methyltransferase TrmD has protein sequence MWIGVVSLFPEMFEAVTCHGVTGRAVRNNLLDVQCWNPRDFTKDKHRTVDDRPYGGGPGMLMKVQPLRDAIHAAKDAAGADENVTVIYLSPQGRRFDHAGAKELAGHKKLVLVAGRYEGIDERLLETEIDEEWSLGDFVLSGGELPAMVMIDAVSRLLPGVLGHADSAAEDSFSDGLLDCPHYTRPEKLDEMSVPDVLLSGNHEAIRRWRLKQQLGRTSQRRPDLLEDLELDKEQQTLLNEFIQEARGSQG, from the coding sequence GTGTGGATCGGTGTTGTTAGTCTTTTTCCTGAAATGTTCGAGGCAGTTACCTGCCACGGTGTGACAGGAAGGGCAGTGCGCAATAACCTGTTGGATGTGCAGTGCTGGAATCCGAGAGATTTCACGAAAGACAAACACCGTACCGTTGACGACCGCCCTTATGGTGGTGGTCCCGGCATGTTGATGAAGGTGCAGCCGCTGCGGGATGCAATCCATGCAGCTAAAGACGCTGCCGGTGCAGATGAAAACGTTACAGTTATTTATCTGTCTCCGCAGGGCCGCCGATTCGATCATGCCGGCGCGAAAGAGTTAGCCGGTCATAAAAAACTGGTGTTGGTTGCCGGACGCTACGAAGGTATTGATGAGCGTCTGCTGGAAACGGAAATCGATGAAGAGTGGTCGCTGGGGGATTTTGTTCTCAGCGGTGGCGAATTACCGGCAATGGTAATGATCGATGCGGTCTCCAGGTTGCTTCCGGGTGTTCTCGGACATGCGGATTCAGCGGCAGAAGATTCTTTCAGCGACGGTTTGCTGGATTGCCCGCATTATACGCGGCCGGAAAAACTCGACGAAATGTCCGTACCTGATGTGTTGCTCAGCGGTAACCACGAGGCGATCAGACGCTGGCGTCTGAAACAGCAGTTAGGCAGAACCTCTCAGAGACGTCCTGATTTGCTGGAAGACCTTGAGTTAGATAAAGAGCAGCAAACATTGTTAAACGAATTTATCCAGGAGGCCCGAGGGTCTCAGGGTTAG
- the rplS gene encoding 50S ribosomal protein L19 — MSSKNPIIQQIEAEQMTKDVPEFAPGDTVVVQVKVVEGERKRLQAFEGVVIGKRNRGVNSAFTVRKISHGVGVERTFQTFATSVDSIAVKRRGDVRQAKLYYLRERSGKSARIKEKLAK, encoded by the coding sequence ATGAGCAGCAAAAATCCAATCATTCAGCAGATTGAAGCTGAACAGATGACTAAAGACGTTCCTGAATTTGCACCGGGTGATACCGTTGTTGTTCAGGTTAAAGTTGTAGAAGGCGAGCGTAAGCGTCTGCAGGCTTTCGAAGGCGTTGTTATCGGTAAGCGTAACCGTGGCGTTAACTCTGCTTTCACCGTACGTAAGATCTCTCACGGTGTGGGTGTTGAGCGTACTTTCCAGACTTTCGCTACCAGCGTTGACAGCATTGCTGTTAAGCGTCGCGGTGACGTTCGTCAGGCGAAACTGTACTACCTGCGTGAGCGTAGCGGTAAGTCTGCACGTATCAAGGAAAAGTTGGCTAAGTAA
- a CDS encoding DUF1638 domain-containing protein, with amino-acid sequence MTKLRSQQSKSIKVTTMQPPAEQTPQASTLLLTCGALAKEVVTLISHNHLQHIDVQCLPANLHHRPVLIPDAIRKAIEKFRHRYHNIFVIYGDCGTAGALDEVLQEYNIERIPGPHCFSFFEGNERFADNEDDVTSFFLTDFFCRHFDTFMWQQYGLDKSPSMLSFMFGNYKKLVYVAQTRDEKLYEKAREIARRLGLKFEYRYRGYSDLGIYIHNIDA; translated from the coding sequence ATGACGAAACTAAGATCACAGCAATCCAAATCAATAAAAGTCACCACCATGCAGCCACCCGCAGAACAGACTCCCCAGGCAAGCACCCTGCTTCTTACATGTGGTGCGCTGGCTAAAGAAGTGGTTACCCTGATCTCACATAACCACCTGCAACATATTGATGTTCAGTGCCTGCCTGCTAATCTGCATCACCGCCCCGTACTGATACCGGACGCCATTCGTAAAGCGATTGAGAAATTCCGGCACCGCTATCACAATATATTCGTCATCTACGGTGACTGCGGTACAGCAGGCGCGCTGGATGAAGTCCTGCAGGAATATAATATTGAACGCATTCCCGGCCCACATTGCTTTTCTTTCTTTGAAGGCAACGAACGCTTTGCAGATAATGAGGATGACGTCACTTCATTTTTCCTGACGGATTTCTTCTGCCGGCACTTTGATACATTCATGTGGCAGCAATACGGCCTCGACAAAAGTCCCAGCATGCTGTCTTTTATGTTTGGCAACTATAAAAAGCTGGTCTATGTCGCCCAGACCCGGGACGAAAAACTCTATGAAAAGGCCCGTGAAATTGCCCGTCGTCTCGGGCTGAAGTTTGAATACCGCTACCGGGGCTATAGTGATCTGGGCATCTATATACACAATATTGACGCATAA
- the xerD gene encoding site-specific tyrosine recombinase XerD produces the protein MKSDTEQLSQDNSQTIDTYLDACWLEKGLSDNSLQSYRRDLRQFALWLQDRGYRLLQLERIELLAYLSWRVTQRLKPASTSRMLSCLRGFYRYYVREAVISADPTLDIESPKQGRQLPKTMTEADVVALLEAPNTDDPLDFRDRTMLEMLYAAGLRVTELVSLQLGQINPRQGIIRVVGKGDKERLVPLGDEAARWLQEYVQNVRPLLMGDSRNEVVFPSRRGTQMTRQTFWYRIKRHGLAAGLTQLPSPHVLRHAFATHLLNHGADLRVVQLLLGHSDLSTTQIYTHVAQHRLHSLHREHHPRG, from the coding sequence CTGAAATCAGACACAGAACAGCTTTCACAGGATAACTCGCAGACTATTGATACATACCTGGATGCTTGCTGGCTGGAAAAAGGCTTGAGTGATAATTCACTACAGTCTTACCGGCGGGACCTGCGTCAGTTTGCCTTATGGTTGCAGGACCGGGGCTATCGTCTGTTACAGCTGGAGCGGATTGAGCTGCTTGCCTATCTGAGCTGGCGGGTGACGCAGCGACTGAAGCCGGCATCGACCTCGAGAATGTTGTCGTGTTTGAGAGGGTTTTACCGGTATTACGTCCGTGAAGCGGTGATCAGCGCTGACCCGACACTGGATATTGAAAGCCCGAAGCAGGGGCGACAATTGCCGAAAACCATGACGGAAGCAGACGTTGTGGCCCTGCTGGAGGCACCAAATACGGATGATCCGCTGGATTTCCGTGACCGGACAATGCTGGAGATGCTGTACGCGGCAGGTTTGCGGGTCACCGAACTTGTGTCGTTACAGTTGGGCCAGATCAACCCCCGGCAAGGGATTATCCGGGTCGTGGGTAAGGGGGATAAAGAGCGGCTGGTACCATTGGGTGATGAGGCTGCCCGCTGGTTGCAGGAATATGTGCAGAATGTGAGGCCATTGCTGATGGGGGATTCACGTAATGAGGTTGTGTTTCCCAGTAGGAGGGGCACACAAATGACCCGGCAAACATTCTGGTACCGGATTAAGCGTCACGGACTGGCGGCCGGATTAACCCAATTGCCGTCGCCTCACGTCCTGAGGCATGCTTTTGCGACGCATTTGCTGAATCATGGCGCCGATCTGCGGGTTGTTCAGCTGTTGCTTGGGCACAGTGATTTATCCACCACGCAGATTTATACCCATGTGGCGCAGCACCGGTTGCATTCTTTGCACCGGGAGCATCATCCGCGGGGATAA
- a CDS encoding DsbC family protein, whose translation MRKFLMMAAALFAFAATVQAEGDKEADIRNALRGLNAMVPIVEVKPAAFPGLYQVTLKSGETLYTNDKGSHFVVGDMFKVSESGALVNLTEEAKKGDRLELLASSDASDTINFAAKGEKKASVTVFTDVDCFYCRKLHKEIADINALGIEVRYLAFPRAGAGSPAHLTMDSVWCAENEETRKELMTRAKKGESLPQASSSCDSPVLAQMNVGRKAGVTGTPALVLEDGSLVPGYVPAARLAEMLQLN comes from the coding sequence ATGCGTAAATTTTTGATGATGGCAGCGGCATTATTTGCATTTGCTGCAACCGTTCAGGCGGAAGGGGATAAGGAAGCCGACATTCGTAATGCCTTGCGAGGCCTGAATGCGATGGTGCCTATCGTTGAGGTAAAGCCGGCGGCGTTTCCCGGCTTATATCAGGTGACGCTGAAGAGCGGTGAAACCCTGTATACCAATGACAAAGGTAGTCACTTTGTTGTCGGGGATATGTTTAAGGTCAGTGAAAGCGGTGCTCTGGTTAATCTGACAGAAGAAGCCAAGAAGGGTGATCGCCTTGAGCTGCTGGCGAGCAGCGATGCCAGCGATACAATCAATTTTGCAGCTAAAGGTGAGAAGAAGGCCAGTGTGACTGTGTTTACGGATGTGGATTGCTTCTATTGCCGTAAGCTGCACAAAGAAATTGCGGATATCAATGCACTGGGAATTGAAGTACGTTATCTGGCGTTCCCGCGTGCAGGTGCGGGGTCGCCTGCTCATCTGACGATGGACTCTGTCTGGTGTGCTGAAAACGAAGAAACCCGTAAAGAGCTGATGACCCGGGCTAAGAAAGGTGAAAGCCTGCCGCAGGCCAGCAGCAGCTGTGACAGCCCGGTACTGGCGCAGATGAATGTTGGTCGTAAGGCCGGCGTGACCGGTACACCTGCACTGGTGCTGGAAGACGGCAGTTTGGTGCCGGGTTATGTGCCTGCAGCGCGTCTGGCTGAGATGCTTCAGCTGAATTAA
- a CDS encoding homoserine dehydrogenase: MKPVKVGICGLGTVGGGTYNVLKRNAEEIARRAGRKIIIEEVGARRPNPDCDTKGTQITADIFAVARNPEIDIVIELIGGYDTARELVMTAIEHGKHVVTANKALIAEHGNEIFEAAQQKNVMVAFEAGVAGGIPVIKAIREGLSANRINWLAGIINGTGNFILTEMRDKGRDFADVLAEAQALGYAEADPTFDVEGIDAAHKLTILASLSFGIPLQFSKAYTEGISKITAEDVQYAEELGYRIKHLGISRRNEAGVELRVHPTMIPEKALIANVHGVMNAVLVDGDAVGQTMYYGAGAGAEPTASAVVADVIDVVRTLTADRDNRVPHLAFQPGELSDEPILPIEEVVSAYYLRLHAVEKPGVLAMVTGILSESGISIDAILQKETHEQLVPIIILTQEVKEQQMNEAIAKIEASADIDGTVTRIRVEHFEA; this comes from the coding sequence TTGAAACCAGTAAAAGTGGGTATCTGTGGACTCGGCACCGTGGGTGGCGGCACTTATAACGTATTGAAGCGCAATGCTGAAGAAATTGCGCGTCGCGCCGGCCGTAAGATTATTATCGAGGAAGTGGGTGCGCGTCGTCCTAATCCTGATTGCGATACTAAAGGCACCCAGATTACCGCGGATATTTTTGCCGTTGCCCGTAATCCTGAAATTGATATCGTCATTGAGCTGATCGGTGGTTATGACACCGCGCGGGAGCTGGTGATGACTGCGATTGAGCATGGTAAGCACGTAGTGACAGCGAACAAAGCGCTGATCGCGGAGCACGGCAATGAAATCTTTGAAGCGGCACAGCAGAAGAATGTCATGGTGGCATTTGAAGCAGGTGTTGCTGGCGGTATTCCGGTCATTAAAGCGATCCGTGAAGGTTTGTCCGCTAACCGGATCAACTGGCTGGCGGGTATCATTAACGGTACCGGTAACTTCATCCTGACTGAAATGCGGGATAAAGGCCGTGATTTTGCTGATGTGCTGGCGGAAGCTCAGGCGCTGGGATATGCCGAAGCTGATCCTACTTTTGACGTTGAAGGCATCGATGCGGCGCATAAGCTGACGATTCTGGCGTCTCTGTCATTTGGTATTCCGCTGCAGTTCTCCAAGGCGTATACCGAAGGGATCAGTAAGATCACTGCGGAAGACGTGCAGTATGCTGAAGAGCTGGGCTACCGGATTAAGCACCTGGGTATCAGCCGTCGCAATGAGGCCGGTGTTGAGCTGCGTGTTCATCCAACCATGATCCCTGAAAAGGCACTGATTGCTAACGTGCATGGCGTAATGAATGCTGTGCTGGTTGACGGCGATGCGGTTGGCCAGACCATGTATTACGGTGCCGGTGCCGGTGCAGAGCCGACGGCCTCTGCTGTTGTTGCTGATGTGATCGACGTTGTCCGTACCCTGACGGCTGACCGTGATAACCGCGTACCTCATCTGGCATTCCAGCCGGGTGAACTGTCTGATGAGCCTATCCTGCCGATTGAAGAAGTTGTAAGTGCTTACTACCTGCGCCTGCATGCGGTTGAGAAGCCGGGTGTGCTGGCGATGGTGACCGGTATCCTGAGTGAGTCGGGTATCAGCATTGACGCGATTCTGCAGAAAGAAACCCATGAGCAACTGGTGCCTATCATTATCCTGACTCAGGAAGTGAAGGAACAGCAGATGAATGAGGCCATTGCTAAGATCGAAGCCTCTGCTGACATCGACGGTACGGTGACCCGTATCCGTGTTGAACACTTCGAAGCTTAA
- the thrC gene encoding threonine synthase — protein sequence MKYISTRGQAPALDFADVLLAGLASDGGLYVPEKLPTFSKEEIASWAGLSYADLAYKVVQPFVAGCIDDADFKRMVDETYAGFNHTAVAPLKELNTNEWVLELFHGPTLAFKDFALQLLGRLMDFVLQQRNERLVIMGATSGDTGSAAIEGCRHSNNLDIFILHPYNRVSEVQRKQMTSILTDNVHNIALEGNFDDCQQMVKDSFADQGFLNGRKLGAVNSINWARIMAQIVYYFSAALAVGGPHREVAFSVPTGNFGDIFAGYIAKQMGLPISQLVVATNRNDILHRVIADNDMSKGELVHTLSPSMDIMVSSNFERLLFDVYGRDGAAISDLMDRFKTESVQLDASRWEAVRELFDSHACDDDSTCQLITEVHADTGYLLDPHTAIGVAAARKCRRDESVPMIVLSTAHPVKFPEAVLKAGLQAPELPEHMADLFEREERMTVLPNELTTVQEFVAKKVTA from the coding sequence GTGAAATATATCTCAACACGTGGACAAGCACCGGCACTGGATTTTGCTGATGTGTTACTTGCAGGTCTGGCCAGTGATGGCGGTTTGTATGTGCCTGAAAAACTGCCGACCTTCTCGAAGGAAGAGATTGCTTCCTGGGCGGGCCTGTCTTATGCGGATCTGGCTTATAAGGTTGTGCAGCCGTTTGTGGCCGGGTGCATTGATGATGCCGACTTTAAACGCATGGTTGATGAAACCTATGCAGGTTTTAACCATACAGCGGTTGCGCCGCTGAAAGAGCTGAATACTAATGAGTGGGTGCTGGAGCTTTTCCATGGCCCGACCCTGGCATTTAAAGATTTTGCTCTGCAGTTGCTGGGACGTCTGATGGACTTTGTCCTGCAGCAGCGTAATGAGCGTCTGGTGATTATGGGGGCGACCTCCGGTGATACCGGTTCTGCTGCCATTGAAGGCTGCCGTCACAGCAATAATCTGGATATTTTCATTCTGCACCCTTACAACCGGGTTTCAGAAGTTCAGCGTAAGCAGATGACCAGTATTCTGACGGACAATGTGCACAACATCGCCCTGGAAGGTAACTTTGATGATTGCCAGCAGATGGTTAAAGACAGCTTTGCGGATCAGGGATTCCTGAACGGCCGTAAGCTGGGCGCGGTTAACTCCATTAACTGGGCGCGCATCATGGCGCAGATCGTTTACTACTTCTCGGCTGCACTGGCTGTGGGCGGTCCGCACCGTGAAGTTGCGTTCTCAGTCCCAACCGGTAACTTCGGTGATATTTTTGCCGGTTATATTGCCAAGCAGATGGGACTGCCAATCAGCCAGTTGGTTGTGGCAACGAACCGTAATGACATTCTGCACCGGGTAATTGCTGATAACGACATGAGCAAGGGCGAGCTGGTTCATACCCTGTCTCCGTCGATGGATATCATGGTCTCGTCTAACTTCGAACGGTTGCTGTTTGATGTCTATGGCCGTGACGGTGCTGCTATTAGTGATCTCATGGACCGTTTTAAAACAGAATCTGTTCAGCTGGATGCGTCCCGCTGGGAAGCTGTCCGTGAGCTGTTTGACAGCCATGCCTGTGACGATGATTCAACCTGTCAACTGATCACCGAGGTGCATGCTGATACCGGTTATCTGCTGGACCCGCATACGGCTATCGGTGTTGCAGCTGCCCGTAAGTGTCGCCGCGATGAAAGTGTGCCAATGATTGTACTGTCGACAGCGCACCCGGTTAAGTTCCCGGAAGCCGTGTTAAAAGCCGGTTTGCAGGCGCCGGAATTGCCAGAACATATGGCGGACCTGTTTGAGCGTGAAGAACGCATGACGGTGCTGCCGAATGAACTGACAACCGTTCAGGAATTTGTGGCGAAGAAGGTCACTGCATAA